Proteins from a single region of Ensifer adhaerens:
- a CDS encoding DUF58 domain-containing protein, with amino-acid sequence MATVGHIVSRTPAGEVLSRAQQRAMLVPDCLVEARRIANTVISGWHGRRKRGIGENFWQFRPYSDGESMSRIDWRRSARDDHTYVRDREWEAAHTIWLWADLSPSMMYKSKLGAVSKESRALVLMLALAEILARSGERIGCPGIMEPISARNAAERLATAIMLSPLAEGLPDTGMIRSASDLVLIGDFLDPAERIMDRLGPLARRGLRGHVVEIADPAEEVFPYSGRTEFTDPETGEKLTAGRAEVLREDYQRAYVSRRDSLGVTLRHLGWTFTPHRTDRPASEALVAVHTYLSGMPGRATHGGQL; translated from the coding sequence CGCGTACTCCCGCTGGTGAAGTGCTTTCACGCGCGCAGCAGCGCGCCATGCTCGTTCCCGACTGCCTGGTCGAAGCGCGACGGATCGCCAACACCGTGATCTCCGGCTGGCATGGCCGGCGCAAGCGCGGCATCGGCGAAAATTTCTGGCAGTTCCGGCCCTATAGCGACGGCGAAAGCATGTCGCGCATCGACTGGCGCCGCTCGGCCCGCGACGACCACACCTATGTCCGCGACCGCGAATGGGAAGCAGCGCACACCATCTGGCTATGGGCGGATCTTTCCCCGTCGATGATGTACAAGTCGAAGCTCGGCGCCGTCTCCAAGGAAAGCCGCGCGCTGGTGCTGATGCTGGCGCTCGCCGAAATTCTCGCGCGCTCCGGCGAACGCATCGGTTGCCCCGGCATCATGGAGCCGATCTCGGCTCGCAACGCCGCCGAACGGCTGGCGACGGCAATCATGCTGAGCCCGCTTGCAGAGGGCCTCCCCGATACCGGGATGATCCGCAGCGCCAGCGATCTCGTGCTGATTGGCGATTTTCTCGACCCGGCGGAAAGGATCATGGACCGCCTCGGTCCGCTGGCACGACGGGGGTTGCGTGGCCACGTGGTCGAAATCGCCGACCCCGCAGAAGAGGTGTTTCCCTATAGCGGCCGGACCGAGTTCACCGATCCGGAGACCGGCGAGAAGCTGACGGCCGGCCGCGCCGAAGTTCTGCGCGAGGACTATCAGCGCGCCTATGTCAGCCGCCGTGACAGTCTGGGCGTAACCCTCCGCCACCTCGGCTGGACCTTCACCCCGCATAGAACCGACCGGCCCGCCTCCGAGGCGCTCGTCGCCGTGCACACCTATCTTTCCGGCATGCCCGGACGCGCGACGCACGGGGGCCAGCTATGA